One Triticum dicoccoides isolate Atlit2015 ecotype Zavitan chromosome 5B, WEW_v2.0, whole genome shotgun sequence genomic window carries:
- the LOC119311888 gene encoding uncharacterized protein LOC119311888 isoform X1, with the protein MLIVLTVILMGAKVEGESYNPGYYATGDLHMDSNGWRSPYYEDNTSNGQLYNGFMTKQADGYSEYDNETLKRTMLSHEAMFRQQVYELHRVYKIQRDLMKHYENKDAYAYPELADASQTNSSSQVPPNGSKMIWQMPLVAKTYGEATVAVHTDTNHSLKFLSDGSVLPSPNGFPSNGVALNTKQGIIDLELPADHYIDDDNTSDNKPIDFLGVDSGTKPPNDARVTFSGAEGLGRFNDNSSTSGLLTTNKPGGCHVADLNEPITGMHMGGTNGSVSRALLYTLENSCRQSAVRSSTANFGFNKEYSKEKHTDEGTSSNFLDASAKLRQEEKSLIDKGKQVSNQSFFTPRYSNVDLQKSFKVADGRSATNEFIYHGQNSSVGWFSKGPMGASPINNFARLDHPHHSSIGTPVAPISIPHIDHPSVASPIGSCTVDPRSSVINNAFQRVPSFNGSSTVNSYKSPSAVTQSIGPSIHKLKRFDNLDGSYFGFPPDPFSASRSRQQVAISSELEQRNCLMFEHSAARQSHGYPQSTNGKGTKNFNLNEALSDGLEELVEQDGRSVGSLQHSKGEGSVFGISWLKNKATCADPTGLEKQRKMLGHSNGTAADTKINNNLTGITPIVCNLSDSASTSLGCRIKIDDASEGITDRTWLVCNKTEESTTRHLPLSSQKPLDRDGQAAEGVVNKSGAAVVRNLFDLNDDVPHEDNSESSVVSHECDVAALQNNHAKRTFLFDLEEVPACEDGAAWTSQQECTPSGKLGASKEVDLCFPSATDAAQIILALSTDVPTTTGTPDDMLQWFAELAISNMDDHAEQAKVQGCIDNSSDDGSDSFEALTLKLEECKTDERWTRTPEPPLTDDDQAVSAVNLLSKPKRGPQRKRRQKRDFQKDILPGLSSLSRPKIIEDIQLIEGLVQASGGSWESSLTRRARGGRTRGRKPRKNEPATVEIEAEAEASPPSKPDSIGLEADERGMVSWGRTTRRCRKPRCPLGNSVAASS; encoded by the exons ATGCTCATTGTTTTG ACTGTAATACTAATGGGAGCTAAAGTGGAAGGTGAGAGTTACAATCCTGGATACTATGCTACAGGGGATCTGCACATGGACTCAAATGGTTGGCGCTCTCCATACTATGAGGATAATACATCAAATGGGCAGTTGTACAATGGCTTCATGACGAAGCAGGCAGACGGTTATTCAGAATACGACAACGAAACGCTAAAGCGCACAATGCTTTCACATGAAGCTATGTTTAGACAGCAG GTTTATGAACTGCACCGGGTTTACAAAATACAGAGAGACCTGATGAAGCATTATGAAAACAAAGACGCATATGCATACCCAGAACTGGCAGACGCATCACAGACAAATTCGTCATCACAAGTTCCACCAAATGGCTCAAAGATGATATGGCAGATGCCTCTGGTGGCCAAAACATACGGAGAGGCTACTGTTGCAGTGCACACTGATACAAACCACTCCTTGAAGTTCCTTAGTGATGGCAGTGTCCTGCCCTCTCCAAATGGATTCCCCTCAAATGGTGTTGCTTTAAATACCAAGCAAGGCATTATTGACCTTGAGCTTCCAGCTGATCATTATATAGATGATGACAACACATCAGATAATAAGCCTATAGATTTCCTTGGTGTAGATTCGGGTACAAAACCTCCGAATGATGCCAGGGTCACATTCAGTGGTGCAGAAGGCCTGGGGAGGTTCAATGATAATAGCTCAACCTCTGGTTTGCTGACTACCAATAAACCGGGAGGCTGCCATGTCGCTGACCTGAATGAGCCAATTACTGGGATGCATATGGGTGGAACAAACGGGTCCGTATCCAGAGCTCTCCTGTATACCTTGGAGAACTCTTGTCGCCAATCTGCAGTGAGATCAAGCACAGCTAACTTTGGTTTCAATAAAGAATACTCCAAAGAGAAGCATACTGACGAAGGAACAAGCTCAAATTTCCTTGATGCAAGTGCCAAACTAAGACAGGAGGAGAAATCATTGATTGATAAAG GAAAACAAGTCAGCAACCAATCTTTTTTTACACCCAGATACAGCAATGTTGATCTGCAAAAATCCTTCAAAGTTGCTGATGGGAGATCTGCAACCAATGAGTTTATTTACCATGGTCAAAACAGTTCAGTTGGATGGTTTTCAAAAGGTCCTATGGGAGCATCTCCCATCAATAATTTTGCTAGACTTGACCATCCACATCATTCAAGTATTGGTACACCTGTTGCTCCAATCTCCATTCCTCACATAGACCATCCTTCCGTCGCCTCTCCTATAGGTTCTTGCACAGTGGACCCAAGGAGCAGTGTTATCAACAATGCTTTCCAGCGAGTTCCAAGTTTCAATGGATCTTCAACTGTTAATTCATACAAGAGTCCTAGTGCTGTGACCCAAAGCATTGGACCTTCGATTCATAAGCTGAAAAGATTTGATAATTTGGATGGTAGTTACTTTGGCTTTCCACCTGATCCATTTTCCGCATCACGATCCAGACAACAGGTTGCAATTTCGAGCGAGTTGGAGCAAAGGAACTGCCTGATGTTTGAACATTCAGCAGCACGGCAGTCTCATGGGTATCCTCAGTCCACAAACGGCAAGGGCACAAAGAACTTTAATTTGAATGAAGCACTGTCAGATGGTCTGGAAGAGCTTGTAGAACAGGATGGGAGATCTGTTGGTAGTTTGCAGCATAGTAAAGGTGAAGGATCAGTATTTGGGATCTCTTGGCTAAAAAATAAAGCTACTTGTGCTGACCCAACAGGGCTGGAAAAGCAAAGAAAGATGCTTGGCCATTCCAACGGGACTGCAGCAGACACGAAAATCAACAATAACTTGACGGGAATAACACCGATTGTTTGCAATTTGTCAGATTCTGCCTCAACGTCCCTAGGTTGCAGAattaagatagatgatgcttctgaAGGCATCACTGATAGAACTTGGCTGGTATGTAATAAGACTGAGGAGAGTACCACGAGACATTTACCACTTTCAAGCCAGAAACCCTTGGATAGAGATGGACAAGCTGCTGAAGGTGTTGTCAACAAAAGTGGTGCGGCCGTCGTCAGAAATTTGTTTGATCTGAATGATGATGTACCACATGAAGACAACTCAGAGTCATCAGTAGTGTCACATGAATGTGATGTGGCGGCCTTACAGAACAACCATGCTAAGCGCACATTTTTGTTTGACTTAGAAGAAGTGCCAGCTTGTGAAGATGGTGCTGCCTGGACTTCTCAACAGGAATGCACACCTTCTGGCAAACTTGGTGCATCCAAGGAAGTTGATTTGTGTTTTCCATCCGCTACAGATGCAGCGCAGATTATTCTTGCGTTGTCAACGGATGTGCCGACCACCACAGGCACACCCGATGATATGTTGCAGTGGTTTGCAGAGCTCGCGATATCAAACATGGATGACCATGCCGAGCAAGCAAAAGTCCAGGGTTGCATCGATAATTCCAGTGATGATGGTTCAGACTCATTTGAAGCCTTGACACtgaagctggaagagtgcaagaccGATGAGCGCTGGACCAGGACACCAGAACCACCACTGACAGATGATGACCAAGCTGTTTCAGCGGTGAACCTGCTGTCCAAGCCAAAAAGAGGACCGCAAAGGAAGCGGCGGCAGAAGCGAGACTTCCAGAAGGACATCTTGCCCGGGCTTTCATCGCTTTCCCGGCCTAAGATCATAGAGGACATTCAGCTAATTGAGGGGTTAGTACAGGCATCTGGTGGATCATGGGAGTCGAGTTTAACCAGGCGAGCGCGTGGTGGGCGAACAAGAGGTAGAAAGCCCCGCAAAAACGAGCCAGCTACCGTAGAGATAGAAGCCGAGGCCGAGGCGAGCCCGCCCTCAAAACCCGACTCCATTGGCTTAGAAGCTGATGAAAGGGGCATGGTTAGCTGGGGGCGAACAACAAGGCGGTGTCGCAAGCCAAGATGCCCGTTGGGCAATAGCGTCGCCGCTTCGTCCTGA
- the LOC119311888 gene encoding uncharacterized protein LOC119311888 isoform X2 → MDSNGWRSPYYEDNTSNGQLYNGFMTKQADGYSEYDNETLKRTMLSHEAMFRQQVYELHRVYKIQRDLMKHYENKDAYAYPELADASQTNSSSQVPPNGSKMIWQMPLVAKTYGEATVAVHTDTNHSLKFLSDGSVLPSPNGFPSNGVALNTKQGIIDLELPADHYIDDDNTSDNKPIDFLGVDSGTKPPNDARVTFSGAEGLGRFNDNSSTSGLLTTNKPGGCHVADLNEPITGMHMGGTNGSVSRALLYTLENSCRQSAVRSSTANFGFNKEYSKEKHTDEGTSSNFLDASAKLRQEEKSLIDKGKQVSNQSFFTPRYSNVDLQKSFKVADGRSATNEFIYHGQNSSVGWFSKGPMGASPINNFARLDHPHHSSIGTPVAPISIPHIDHPSVASPIGSCTVDPRSSVINNAFQRVPSFNGSSTVNSYKSPSAVTQSIGPSIHKLKRFDNLDGSYFGFPPDPFSASRSRQQVAISSELEQRNCLMFEHSAARQSHGYPQSTNGKGTKNFNLNEALSDGLEELVEQDGRSVGSLQHSKGEGSVFGISWLKNKATCADPTGLEKQRKMLGHSNGTAADTKINNNLTGITPIVCNLSDSASTSLGCRIKIDDASEGITDRTWLVCNKTEESTTRHLPLSSQKPLDRDGQAAEGVVNKSGAAVVRNLFDLNDDVPHEDNSESSVVSHECDVAALQNNHAKRTFLFDLEEVPACEDGAAWTSQQECTPSGKLGASKEVDLCFPSATDAAQIILALSTDVPTTTGTPDDMLQWFAELAISNMDDHAEQAKVQGCIDNSSDDGSDSFEALTLKLEECKTDERWTRTPEPPLTDDDQAVSAVNLLSKPKRGPQRKRRQKRDFQKDILPGLSSLSRPKIIEDIQLIEGLVQASGGSWESSLTRRARGGRTRGRKPRKNEPATVEIEAEAEASPPSKPDSIGLEADERGMVSWGRTTRRCRKPRCPLGNSVAASS, encoded by the exons ATGGACTCAAATGGTTGGCGCTCTCCATACTATGAGGATAATACATCAAATGGGCAGTTGTACAATGGCTTCATGACGAAGCAGGCAGACGGTTATTCAGAATACGACAACGAAACGCTAAAGCGCACAATGCTTTCACATGAAGCTATGTTTAGACAGCAG GTTTATGAACTGCACCGGGTTTACAAAATACAGAGAGACCTGATGAAGCATTATGAAAACAAAGACGCATATGCATACCCAGAACTGGCAGACGCATCACAGACAAATTCGTCATCACAAGTTCCACCAAATGGCTCAAAGATGATATGGCAGATGCCTCTGGTGGCCAAAACATACGGAGAGGCTACTGTTGCAGTGCACACTGATACAAACCACTCCTTGAAGTTCCTTAGTGATGGCAGTGTCCTGCCCTCTCCAAATGGATTCCCCTCAAATGGTGTTGCTTTAAATACCAAGCAAGGCATTATTGACCTTGAGCTTCCAGCTGATCATTATATAGATGATGACAACACATCAGATAATAAGCCTATAGATTTCCTTGGTGTAGATTCGGGTACAAAACCTCCGAATGATGCCAGGGTCACATTCAGTGGTGCAGAAGGCCTGGGGAGGTTCAATGATAATAGCTCAACCTCTGGTTTGCTGACTACCAATAAACCGGGAGGCTGCCATGTCGCTGACCTGAATGAGCCAATTACTGGGATGCATATGGGTGGAACAAACGGGTCCGTATCCAGAGCTCTCCTGTATACCTTGGAGAACTCTTGTCGCCAATCTGCAGTGAGATCAAGCACAGCTAACTTTGGTTTCAATAAAGAATACTCCAAAGAGAAGCATACTGACGAAGGAACAAGCTCAAATTTCCTTGATGCAAGTGCCAAACTAAGACAGGAGGAGAAATCATTGATTGATAAAG GAAAACAAGTCAGCAACCAATCTTTTTTTACACCCAGATACAGCAATGTTGATCTGCAAAAATCCTTCAAAGTTGCTGATGGGAGATCTGCAACCAATGAGTTTATTTACCATGGTCAAAACAGTTCAGTTGGATGGTTTTCAAAAGGTCCTATGGGAGCATCTCCCATCAATAATTTTGCTAGACTTGACCATCCACATCATTCAAGTATTGGTACACCTGTTGCTCCAATCTCCATTCCTCACATAGACCATCCTTCCGTCGCCTCTCCTATAGGTTCTTGCACAGTGGACCCAAGGAGCAGTGTTATCAACAATGCTTTCCAGCGAGTTCCAAGTTTCAATGGATCTTCAACTGTTAATTCATACAAGAGTCCTAGTGCTGTGACCCAAAGCATTGGACCTTCGATTCATAAGCTGAAAAGATTTGATAATTTGGATGGTAGTTACTTTGGCTTTCCACCTGATCCATTTTCCGCATCACGATCCAGACAACAGGTTGCAATTTCGAGCGAGTTGGAGCAAAGGAACTGCCTGATGTTTGAACATTCAGCAGCACGGCAGTCTCATGGGTATCCTCAGTCCACAAACGGCAAGGGCACAAAGAACTTTAATTTGAATGAAGCACTGTCAGATGGTCTGGAAGAGCTTGTAGAACAGGATGGGAGATCTGTTGGTAGTTTGCAGCATAGTAAAGGTGAAGGATCAGTATTTGGGATCTCTTGGCTAAAAAATAAAGCTACTTGTGCTGACCCAACAGGGCTGGAAAAGCAAAGAAAGATGCTTGGCCATTCCAACGGGACTGCAGCAGACACGAAAATCAACAATAACTTGACGGGAATAACACCGATTGTTTGCAATTTGTCAGATTCTGCCTCAACGTCCCTAGGTTGCAGAattaagatagatgatgcttctgaAGGCATCACTGATAGAACTTGGCTGGTATGTAATAAGACTGAGGAGAGTACCACGAGACATTTACCACTTTCAAGCCAGAAACCCTTGGATAGAGATGGACAAGCTGCTGAAGGTGTTGTCAACAAAAGTGGTGCGGCCGTCGTCAGAAATTTGTTTGATCTGAATGATGATGTACCACATGAAGACAACTCAGAGTCATCAGTAGTGTCACATGAATGTGATGTGGCGGCCTTACAGAACAACCATGCTAAGCGCACATTTTTGTTTGACTTAGAAGAAGTGCCAGCTTGTGAAGATGGTGCTGCCTGGACTTCTCAACAGGAATGCACACCTTCTGGCAAACTTGGTGCATCCAAGGAAGTTGATTTGTGTTTTCCATCCGCTACAGATGCAGCGCAGATTATTCTTGCGTTGTCAACGGATGTGCCGACCACCACAGGCACACCCGATGATATGTTGCAGTGGTTTGCAGAGCTCGCGATATCAAACATGGATGACCATGCCGAGCAAGCAAAAGTCCAGGGTTGCATCGATAATTCCAGTGATGATGGTTCAGACTCATTTGAAGCCTTGACACtgaagctggaagagtgcaagaccGATGAGCGCTGGACCAGGACACCAGAACCACCACTGACAGATGATGACCAAGCTGTTTCAGCGGTGAACCTGCTGTCCAAGCCAAAAAGAGGACCGCAAAGGAAGCGGCGGCAGAAGCGAGACTTCCAGAAGGACATCTTGCCCGGGCTTTCATCGCTTTCCCGGCCTAAGATCATAGAGGACATTCAGCTAATTGAGGGGTTAGTACAGGCATCTGGTGGATCATGGGAGTCGAGTTTAACCAGGCGAGCGCGTGGTGGGCGAACAAGAGGTAGAAAGCCCCGCAAAAACGAGCCAGCTACCGTAGAGATAGAAGCCGAGGCCGAGGCGAGCCCGCCCTCAAAACCCGACTCCATTGGCTTAGAAGCTGATGAAAGGGGCATGGTTAGCTGGGGGCGAACAACAAGGCGGTGTCGCAAGCCAAGATGCCCGTTGGGCAATAGCGTCGCCGCTTCGTCCTGA